In Halobaculum limi, one DNA window encodes the following:
- a CDS encoding ATP-grasp domain-containing protein yields MSRRIAIVTGTDFPDLTAGGRALADALRDRGHEVVPAIWSAEEVDWRRFDCAVVRSCFGYYRDPAAFREWLTTVEDTGVTVCNPPEVIRWNVHKSYLTDLAARGVTTVETEVVVPDEDRELASIIEERGWSEAVVKPAVGTSAAGVWRTTPETAAADQERFERRFPAARRVGGGTDDAEGGDEGGGDAGRLPDTGTLVQEYRPEVADGERSLVFVAGSFAHAWNSLRAPDALGVEASPETVRVGDGYDPSVAVREDARAALDAAADAVGIDRTDLAYARVDGVPIREGGDPAGLRVMELELIEPTLHLHAEPASTAALAGVVDDCLAGDKR; encoded by the coding sequence ATGAGCCGACGCATCGCGATCGTCACGGGAACCGACTTCCCCGACCTCACCGCTGGCGGCCGCGCCTTGGCGGACGCCCTCCGCGACCGGGGTCACGAGGTCGTCCCCGCCATCTGGTCGGCCGAGGAGGTCGACTGGCGTCGATTCGACTGCGCGGTCGTCCGGTCGTGTTTCGGCTACTACCGCGACCCGGCGGCGTTTCGCGAGTGGCTGACGACCGTCGAGGACACGGGCGTGACCGTGTGTAATCCACCGGAGGTGATCCGGTGGAACGTCCACAAGTCGTATCTCACCGACCTCGCGGCCCGCGGCGTCACCACCGTCGAGACGGAGGTGGTCGTCCCCGACGAGGACCGTGAGTTGGCGTCGATCATCGAGGAACGCGGGTGGTCGGAGGCGGTGGTGAAACCCGCCGTCGGGACGAGCGCCGCCGGCGTCTGGCGGACCACACCCGAGACGGCGGCCGCCGACCAGGAGCGCTTCGAGCGTCGGTTCCCGGCGGCCCGTCGCGTCGGCGGCGGCACCGACGATGCGGAAGGGGGCGACGAGGGTGGCGGGGATGCCGGGCGTCTCCCCGACACTGGGACGCTCGTCCAGGAGTACCGGCCGGAAGTCGCGGACGGCGAACGATCGCTGGTGTTCGTCGCCGGGTCGTTCGCACACGCGTGGAACAGCCTCCGCGCCCCCGACGCTCTCGGCGTCGAGGCCTCGCCCGAGACGGTGCGCGTCGGCGACGGGTACGATCCGTCTGTGGCAGTTCGCGAGGACGCTCGCGCGGCACTCGACGCGGCCGCCGACGCAGTCGGAATCGACCGGACGGACCTCGCGTACGCCCGCGTCGACGGCGTCCCGATCCGGGAGGGGGGCGACCCTGCCGGCTTGCGCGTGATGGAACTGGAACTGATCGAGCCGACGCTGCACCTCCACGCGGAACCGGCCTCGACGGCGGCGCTCGCGGGCGTCGTCGACGACTGCCTCGCGGGAGACAAAAGATAA
- the ubaA gene encoding SAMP-activating enzyme E1 codes for MTGLSLDATQLDRYSRHIILDEVGPAGQQALLEGSALVVGAGGLGSPAIQYLAAAGVGRLGVADDDVVERSNLQRQIIHADADVGKPKAQSAAEYVHRLNPDVDVDVHETRVDTDNAETLIDDYDVVVDASDNFGTRYLVNDVARLTETPVAHGSIYKFEGQATTLVPGGPCYRCLFPEAPEPGEVPDCATTGVLGVLPGTVGCVQATEAVKLLLDAGEVLEGRLLFYDAMDMTFETVPYRPNPDCPVCGDDPIDSIEGIDYTAGCGISAD; via the coding sequence ATGACGGGACTCTCGCTCGACGCCACCCAACTCGACCGCTACTCGCGTCACATCATCCTCGACGAGGTCGGCCCCGCGGGCCAACAGGCCCTACTGGAGGGGTCGGCGCTCGTCGTCGGCGCTGGCGGTCTCGGGTCGCCTGCCATCCAGTATCTCGCGGCGGCGGGCGTGGGCCGACTGGGCGTCGCCGACGACGACGTGGTGGAGCGGTCGAACCTCCAGCGACAAATCATCCACGCCGACGCCGACGTGGGCAAGCCGAAGGCGCAGTCGGCCGCCGAGTACGTCCACCGGCTGAACCCCGACGTCGACGTGGACGTTCACGAGACGCGCGTCGACACGGACAACGCCGAGACGCTCATCGACGACTACGACGTGGTGGTCGACGCCTCCGACAACTTCGGGACTCGCTATCTCGTCAACGACGTGGCGCGACTGACGGAGACGCCCGTCGCACACGGATCTATCTACAAGTTCGAGGGACAAGCGACGACGTTGGTACCCGGGGGCCCGTGCTACCGCTGTCTGTTCCCCGAGGCGCCCGAACCCGGTGAAGTGCCCGACTGCGCGACGACGGGCGTGCTCGGTGTCCTCCCCGGAACGGTCGGCTGTGTACAGGCGACCGAGGCGGTGAAACTCCTCCTTGACGCGGGCGAGGTGCTGGAGGGACGACTCCTGTTTTACGACGCGATGGACATGACCTTCGAGACGGTGCCGTACCGTCCCAACCCCGACTGTCCGGTGTGTGGCGACGATCCGATCGACTCCATCGAGGGCATCGACTACACCGCCGGGTGTGGTATCTCCGCCGACTAA
- the ilvA gene encoding threonine ammonia-lyase — protein sequence MLSYDDVVAAREHVEAVAVRTPLTYSHSFSEMTGADVHLKLENTQRTGAFKIRGAMNRIAAMDDDERERGVVTASAGNHAQGVALAATRAGVDSTIVMPKYAPVSKVEATRRYGGNVVLHGIDYDEAQAHAHEIEREEDRVYLHAFEDELVMAGQGTIGLEIAEQCPEVDTVVVPIGGGGLISGVATALKGALDDVRVVGVQAAGADSAARSMKEGHRVELGGVDTVADGIAVREVGEHTYPYIRDRVDEVVTVDDEEIAEALTLLLERSKTVVEGAGAVALAAVLEEKFDYDDGEVIVPALCGGNIDMNTLITVILRGLVRMGRYLKVSLELKDRPGELERVAGIIAREDANVYALSHDRTSRDIAVDAADLEIELETHGDEHAARVVAALEGAGYEVEVLA from the coding sequence ATGCTCAGTTACGACGACGTGGTCGCTGCCCGCGAACACGTCGAGGCGGTCGCTGTTCGGACGCCGCTGACGTACTCGCACAGTTTCTCCGAGATGACGGGTGCGGACGTCCACCTGAAACTGGAGAACACCCAGCGCACCGGCGCGTTCAAGATCCGCGGCGCGATGAACCGCATCGCCGCGATGGACGACGACGAACGCGAGCGTGGGGTCGTCACCGCCAGCGCCGGCAACCACGCGCAGGGCGTCGCCCTCGCGGCCACACGCGCGGGCGTCGACTCGACCATCGTGATGCCGAAGTACGCCCCCGTCTCGAAGGTTGAGGCGACCCGCCGGTACGGCGGCAACGTCGTCCTCCACGGCATCGACTACGACGAGGCACAGGCGCACGCCCACGAGATCGAACGCGAGGAGGACCGCGTGTACCTCCACGCCTTCGAGGACGAACTCGTGATGGCCGGACAGGGGACCATCGGCCTCGAAATCGCCGAGCAGTGCCCCGAGGTGGACACCGTCGTCGTCCCCATCGGCGGCGGCGGCCTCATCTCCGGCGTGGCGACGGCGCTGAAGGGCGCACTCGACGACGTGCGTGTCGTCGGCGTCCAGGCGGCCGGCGCGGATTCGGCCGCCCGGTCGATGAAGGAGGGTCATCGCGTCGAGTTGGGCGGCGTCGACACCGTCGCCGACGGCATCGCCGTCCGCGAGGTCGGCGAGCACACGTACCCGTACATCCGCGACCGCGTCGACGAGGTCGTCACCGTCGACGACGAAGAGATCGCAGAGGCACTCACGCTCTTATTAGAGCGCTCGAAGACCGTCGTCGAGGGCGCGGGCGCGGTCGCCCTCGCGGCCGTCCTCGAGGAGAAGTTCGACTACGACGACGGCGAGGTCATCGTCCCGGCGCTGTGTGGCGGCAACATCGACATGAACACGCTGATCACCGTGATCCTCCGGGGTCTCGTGCGGATGGGTCGGTACCTGAAGGTGTCGCTGGAGTTGAAAGACCGGCCGGGCGAACTGGAACGCGTCGCGGGCATCATCGCCCGCGAAGACGCCAACGTGTACGCCTTGAGCCACGACCGCACCTCCCGCGACATCGCCGTCGACGCCGCCGACCTAGAGATCGAGTTGGAGACGCACGGTGACGAACACGCCGCCCGCGTCGTCGCGGCGTTAGAGGGGGCTGGGTACGAGGTGGAGGTGCTGGCGTAG
- the citZ gene encoding citrate synthase, protein MSDELKRGLEGVLVAESDLSFIDGDAGKLVYRGYAIEDLAEHASYEETLYLLWNGHLPTAEELAEFEESMAAERALDDGTLATIRRLAEADEEPMAAMRTAASSLSAADPDTDADPTDVEANVRKARRITAKLPTALAAFTRIRDGEEPVAPNEELTHAENFLYMLNGEVPDEVTADIFDQALVLHADHGLNASTFSATVTASTLADIHSAVTSAVGTLSGSLHGGANANVMRMLHEIDESDQEPVEWVKTALEEGRRVAGFGHRVYNVKDPRAKILGDRSKALGEASGDLKWYEMSVAIEEYIGEEKGLAPNVDFYSASTYHQMGIPTDVFTPIFVISRVGGWCAHVLEQYEDNRLIRPRARYVGEKDAEWVPIDER, encoded by the coding sequence ATGTCCGACGAACTCAAGCGAGGACTGGAGGGCGTCCTCGTCGCCGAGTCCGACCTCAGTTTCATCGACGGCGACGCGGGCAAACTCGTCTATCGCGGGTACGCCATCGAGGACCTCGCCGAACACGCCTCCTACGAGGAGACGCTGTATCTGCTGTGGAACGGCCACCTCCCGACCGCCGAGGAACTGGCCGAGTTCGAGGAGTCGATGGCCGCCGAACGTGCGCTCGACGACGGTACGCTGGCGACCATCCGCCGCCTCGCGGAGGCCGACGAAGAGCCGATGGCGGCGATGCGAACGGCGGCGTCGTCGCTGTCGGCCGCAGACCCCGACACCGACGCCGACCCGACGGACGTCGAGGCGAACGTTCGGAAGGCGCGCCGCATCACGGCGAAACTCCCGACGGCGCTGGCGGCGTTCACTCGCATCCGCGACGGTGAGGAACCGGTCGCACCCAACGAGGAACTCACACACGCCGAGAACTTCCTGTACATGCTCAACGGCGAGGTGCCCGACGAGGTCACCGCCGACATCTTCGACCAAGCGCTCGTCCTCCACGCCGACCACGGCCTCAACGCCTCCACCTTCTCGGCGACGGTGACGGCGTCGACGCTGGCGGACATCCACTCGGCGGTCACGTCGGCCGTCGGCACGCTCTCGGGGAGCCTCCACGGCGGCGCGAACGCGAACGTGATGCGGATGCTCCACGAGATCGACGAGTCCGACCAGGAGCCAGTCGAGTGGGTGAAGACCGCCCTCGAGGAGGGCCGCCGCGTCGCTGGCTTCGGCCACCGCGTCTACAATGTGAAAGACCCCCGCGCGAAGATCCTCGGCGACCGCTCGAAGGCGCTCGGCGAGGCGTCGGGCGACCTCAAGTGGTACGAGATGAGCGTCGCCATCGAGGAGTACATCGGCGAGGAGAAGGGTCTCGCACCAAACGTCGACTTCTACTCGGCGTCGACGTACCATCAGATGGGCATCCCGACGGACGTGTTCACGCCCATCTTCGTCATCTCGCGGGTCGGTGGCTGGTGTGCCCACGTCCTCGAACAGTACGAAGACAACCGCCTCATTCGCCCCCGCGCCCGCTACGTCGGCGAGAAAGACGCCGAGTGGGTGCCGATCGACGAGCGGTAA
- a CDS encoding gamma-glutamylcyclotransferase family protein, which produces MDVFVYGTLTEPTRVREVLDSFAFVGAATLRGLRVVEGRYPTLAPPESVGEELADSAVTHAANGIDDAVGGRLLRTDEVDALDAYERVDDDLYVRVSVPLFDPDGDRAGTVAVYVGDPDRLAADATWPGDGPFPRRVRRAVDELDVTVERQVGR; this is translated from the coding sequence ATGGACGTTTTCGTGTACGGCACCCTCACCGAACCGACGCGGGTGCGAGAGGTGCTCGACTCGTTCGCGTTCGTCGGCGCGGCGACACTCAGGGGGTTGCGCGTCGTCGAGGGACGCTATCCGACGCTCGCCCCGCCCGAGTCAGTCGGCGAGGAGTTGGCCGACAGCGCGGTGACCCACGCTGCCAACGGCATCGACGACGCGGTGGGCGGGCGACTCCTGCGAACCGACGAGGTGGACGCACTCGACGCGTACGAACGCGTCGACGACGACCTGTACGTCCGAGTGTCCGTTCCGCTCTTCGACCCCGACGGTGACCGCGCGGGAACGGTCGCGGTGTACGTCGGCGACCCCGACCGACTGGCCGCCGACGCGACGTGGCCCGGTGACGGACCGTTCCCACGGCGGGTGCGCCGCGCCGTCGACGAACTCGACGTAACAGTCGAAAGACAGGTCGGCCGGTGA
- a CDS encoding NADH-quinone oxidoreductase subunit D, translating to MSTQTPADRLDSDDATVAPDALGDLLGDHVIGRETHLNAPGFVIRPDAVQDVLSTLKTEAGFDHLSCVTAQEYEDRYESIYHLKQYDDPTQEVSVVVPADKEAPRSESGEPVFHTADWHEREAYDLVGIEYDDHPDLRRILLPETWQGHPLSLDYDRNRPQIVRYDENANPLEADGRAEGGTDTMMLNIGPHHPATHGVMHLQATLDGEQVVDVDPDIGYIHRCEEQMCQNGTYRHQIMPYPDRWDWAGGGLLNEWAYARVAETLADIAVPEYAQVVRTMSAELSRILSHLLAVGAYALDVVGDFTVVFMYAITEREKVQNILEDLTGQRLMFNYFRLGGVAWDLPEPREEFFEKTRDFLDGLPRRLAEFHDLLTDNEILQLRTVDTGHLPPEVAKSYGATGPVARGSGIDYDLRRDDPYGYYDELDWDVVTEAAGDNFARLQVRLREMEESARIVEQCVDLLEDWPEEDRTIQANVPRTLKPDDDTEVYTAVEAAKGELGIYVRADGTDEPARFKIRGPSFANLQALPEMAEGEHVPDLIATLGSLDTIMGEVDR from the coding sequence ATGAGTACACAGACGCCCGCGGACCGACTCGACAGCGACGACGCGACAGTAGCCCCCGACGCTCTCGGCGACCTCCTCGGCGACCACGTGATCGGCCGCGAGACGCACCTCAACGCGCCAGGATTCGTGATCCGCCCGGACGCGGTCCAAGACGTCCTCTCCACACTGAAGACGGAGGCCGGCTTCGACCACCTCTCGTGTGTCACGGCCCAAGAGTACGAGGACCGCTACGAGTCCATCTACCACCTGAAGCAGTACGACGATCCCACTCAGGAGGTGTCGGTCGTCGTGCCCGCAGACAAGGAAGCCCCCCGAAGCGAGTCTGGAGAACCCGTCTTCCACACCGCCGACTGGCACGAGCGAGAGGCGTACGATCTGGTCGGCATCGAGTACGACGACCACCCAGACCTGCGTCGCATCCTCCTGCCCGAGACGTGGCAGGGCCACCCGCTGTCGCTCGACTACGACCGAAACCGACCGCAGATCGTCAGGTACGACGAGAACGCGAACCCGCTGGAGGCGGACGGTCGCGCCGAGGGAGGAACCGACACGATGATGCTCAACATCGGACCGCACCACCCCGCGACCCACGGCGTGATGCACCTGCAGGCGACACTCGACGGCGAACAGGTCGTCGACGTGGACCCGGACATCGGCTACATCCACCGCTGTGAGGAGCAGATGTGTCAAAACGGCACCTACCGTCACCAGATTATGCCGTACCCCGACCGCTGGGACTGGGCCGGCGGCGGCCTGCTCAACGAGTGGGCGTACGCCCGCGTCGCGGAGACGCTCGCGGACATCGCTGTGCCCGAGTACGCACAGGTCGTGCGGACAATGAGCGCCGAACTGTCGCGGATCCTCTCGCACCTGCTCGCGGTCGGTGCGTACGCACTCGACGTCGTGGGCGACTTCACCGTCGTGTTCATGTACGCGATCACCGAGCGAGAGAAGGTACAGAACATCCTCGAAGACCTGACGGGCCAGCGGCTGATGTTCAACTACTTCCGCCTCGGCGGCGTCGCGTGGGACCTCCCCGAACCCCGCGAGGAGTTCTTCGAGAAGACCCGCGACTTCCTCGACGGCCTCCCCCGTCGCCTCGCGGAGTTTCACGACCTCCTGACGGACAACGAGATCCTGCAGTTGCGTACCGTCGACACCGGTCACCTCCCACCGGAAGTCGCGAAGTCGTACGGCGCGACGGGCCCGGTCGCTCGTGGCTCCGGCATCGACTACGACCTGCGCCGCGACGACCCGTACGGCTACTACGACGAACTCGACTGGGACGTCGTCACGGAAGCGGCCGGCGACAACTTCGCACGACTGCAGGTTCGACTTCGCGAGATGGAGGAATCTGCGCGGATCGTCGAGCAGTGCGTCGACCTCCTCGAAGACTGGCCCGAGGAGGACCGCACCATCCAGGCCAACGTCCCGCGAACGCTCAAGCCCGACGACGACACCGAGGTGTACACCGCCGTCGAGGCCGCGAAGGGCGAACTCGGCATCTACGTGCGGGCCGACGGGACCGACGAACCGGCGCGGTTCAAGATCCGCGGGCCGTCGTTCGCGAACCTGCAGGCGCTCCCCGAGATGGCCGAAGGCGAGCACGTACCCGACCTCATCGCGACGCTCGGGAGCCTCGACACGATTATGGGTGAGGTCGATCGGTGA
- a CDS encoding helix-turn-helix domain-containing protein, with protein MKTIALRLDPDEASRHPMHAFVADHPEFGPTRLLQWNPRIGERNVLLFHIDGPPEPFLPVLDGVDTAEVVEPSAESAVDGFYLYVRERLTERDRGLVEAFADENVVVVPPVVYDTDGTMRFSVVGTGDALGSAVDRTPDGVDVSIRRVRSGAGTAVDPSAGLTERQRDVVAAAVDAGYYAEPREATVADVGDRVGCAPSTAAEHLRRAEATLVRTVLGDR; from the coding sequence GTGAAAACGATCGCCCTTCGACTCGATCCCGACGAGGCGTCGCGGCATCCGATGCACGCGTTCGTGGCCGACCATCCCGAGTTCGGGCCGACGCGACTGCTCCAGTGGAACCCGCGGATCGGCGAGCGGAACGTCCTGCTGTTCCACATCGACGGCCCGCCAGAGCCGTTCCTCCCCGTACTCGACGGCGTCGACACGGCCGAGGTCGTCGAGCCGTCCGCCGAGTCGGCCGTCGACGGCTTCTACCTATACGTCCGCGAGCGGCTCACCGAGCGCGACCGCGGACTCGTCGAGGCGTTCGCCGACGAAAACGTCGTCGTGGTCCCCCCGGTCGTCTACGACACCGACGGGACGATGCGGTTCTCGGTCGTCGGAACGGGCGACGCCCTCGGCAGCGCGGTCGACCGGACGCCCGACGGCGTCGACGTGTCGATCCGGCGGGTCCGGAGCGGTGCCGGCACAGCCGTCGACCCGAGCGCGGGCCTCACGGAGCGTCAGCGAGACGTCGTCGCCGCCGCAGTCGACGCCGGCTACTACGCCGAGCCACGCGAGGCGACGGTAGCCGACGTGGGCGACCGCGTCGGTTGTGCCCCGAGCACGGCGGCCGAACACCTCCGGCGGGCGGAGGCGACGCTCGTTCGGACCGTGCTCGGTGATCGATAG
- a CDS encoding PaaI family thioesterase gives MDVADLLNGMPYADHMGLEVVEASEGRAVVDLPMSQELSSVPGRQIAHGGVTYALADTAAGAAVISLHHKPTPTVDMRMDYLAPATDDLRAEAEVVRDGGSVATAEVTIEDVEGTHVADARGTFKTGGGGDGGAWGVTPGDDSLVDEE, from the coding sequence ATGGACGTGGCCGACCTGCTCAACGGGATGCCGTACGCCGACCACATGGGACTGGAGGTCGTCGAGGCCAGCGAGGGCCGTGCGGTCGTCGACCTCCCGATGTCCCAGGAGTTGTCGTCGGTGCCGGGCCGTCAGATCGCACACGGCGGCGTGACGTACGCGCTGGCGGACACGGCGGCGGGCGCGGCGGTCATCTCGCTGCACCACAAGCCGACGCCGACGGTGGATATGCGGATGGACTACCTCGCGCCGGCGACCGACGACCTCCGCGCGGAGGCGGAGGTAGTCCGCGACGGCGGCAGCGTCGCTACCGCGGAGGTCACCATCGAGGACGTCGAGGGCACGCACGTCGCGGACGCTCGGGGGACGTTCAAGACGGGCGGCGGCGGCGACGGCGGCGCGTGGGGTGTCACGCCCGGTGACGACTCGCTGGTCGACGAGGAGTGA
- a CDS encoding MATE family efflux transporter, with protein MDRERLLGVWRRVLSLAWPVMAEQTFRTAMRTTDIIVTAQFSPAAVVAIGLADLYARFPLRIGLGLGGGAIALSSQDTGAAADANRDEAVTQAVLMGALAGIPFVLVGLFFGEPIIALLGADADTAALGGQYLAIVFATAPARHVALIGARSLQGTGDTRTPMYVNVVANALNISGSVVLGLGLFGAPRLAIVGVGISTAAANVLTAGLLLVAMATPWSDASLVRPRDTVIAKQLVRVSAPRVLEGFSATIAEFPFNALLLGFGTTVNAGFQIGRRMYQQVTGPLSRGYNVAASVVVGQSLGDGDPDGARYNGYAVMGLGLATVGVIGIALVAAAPAFVSVFTQDPETVPHAVAFARVYGATGAFLVGYTVLSGALQGASETRIPLVARLTGTFGFLLGTTYVVGEVLGYGAPGAYLGVGLQYVWMTAVVVWGFRYTGWASRAAEMMAERGTDVGSDAEGT; from the coding sequence ATGGACCGCGAGCGTCTGCTCGGCGTCTGGCGACGCGTCCTCTCGCTGGCGTGGCCCGTGATGGCCGAGCAGACGTTCCGCACGGCGATGCGGACGACCGACATCATCGTCACCGCGCAGTTCTCCCCGGCGGCGGTCGTCGCCATCGGCCTCGCCGACCTGTACGCGCGGTTTCCGCTCCGCATCGGCCTCGGACTCGGCGGGGGCGCTATCGCCCTCTCCAGTCAAGACACCGGTGCGGCCGCCGACGCCAACCGCGACGAGGCGGTGACGCAGGCGGTGCTGATGGGTGCGCTCGCCGGGATTCCGTTCGTGCTCGTCGGCCTGTTCTTCGGCGAACCGATCATCGCGTTGCTCGGGGCCGACGCCGACACCGCGGCGTTGGGCGGGCAGTACCTCGCCATCGTGTTCGCGACCGCCCCTGCCCGTCACGTCGCCCTCATCGGCGCACGCTCGCTCCAGGGCACCGGCGACACCCGCACCCCGATGTACGTGAACGTCGTCGCGAACGCGCTCAACATCTCGGGATCGGTCGTCCTCGGCCTCGGCCTGTTCGGTGCACCGCGCCTCGCCATCGTCGGCGTCGGTATCTCGACGGCGGCCGCGAACGTCCTCACGGCGGGCCTGTTGCTCGTGGCGATGGCAACCCCGTGGTCGGACGCGAGCCTCGTCCGCCCGCGCGACACGGTCATCGCCAAGCAGTTGGTCCGGGTGTCCGCGCCGCGCGTGCTGGAGGGCTTCTCCGCGACCATCGCGGAGTTCCCGTTCAACGCCCTCCTACTTGGGTTCGGGACGACGGTCAACGCCGGCTTCCAGATCGGTCGCCGGATGTACCAGCAGGTGACGGGGCCGCTCTCGCGCGGCTACAACGTCGCCGCCAGCGTCGTCGTCGGCCAGTCGCTCGGCGACGGCGACCCCGACGGCGCGCGCTACAACGGCTACGCGGTGATGGGACTGGGTCTGGCCACCGTCGGCGTCATCGGCATCGCCCTCGTCGCCGCTGCGCCCGCGTTCGTCTCCGTGTTCACGCAGGACCCCGAGACGGTCCCCCACGCCGTCGCATTCGCGCGAGTGTACGGCGCGACGGGCGCGTTCCTCGTCGGCTACACCGTGCTCTCGGGGGCGCTTCAGGGCGCAAGCGAGACGCGCATTCCGCTGGTCGCGCGGCTCACCGGGACGTTCGGCTTCCTGTTGGGGACGACGTACGTCGTCGGCGAGGTGCTGGGATACGGTGCGCCCGGCGCGTATCTCGGCGTCGGCCTCCAGTACGTCTGGATGACTGCCGTCGTCGTCTGGGGCTTCCGCTACACCGGGTGGGCGAGTCGCGCCGCCGAGATGATGGCCGAGCGAGGTACGGACGTGGGAAGCGACGCCGAGGGCACGTGA
- a CDS encoding DoxX family protein — translation MSTRNTLQAELFGRNVEFGYSETWVGYSLFILRVVMGWTLFQGGITKLVTYLDSDPSNNWTAAGFLANAIPPGNPFTDLFASMAGSPLIDMLNMWGLTLTGLALILGAFVRWSAFWGAVMMLFYWAASLTGGLLQGLPVAHGWVVDDHLVYAALLFGLGAFGAGRILGVDAYLEKMEFVQQNRWLSYVLG, via the coding sequence ATGTCGACAAGAAACACGCTCCAGGCAGAACTGTTCGGACGAAACGTCGAATTCGGCTACTCCGAGACGTGGGTCGGGTACTCCCTGTTCATCTTACGCGTGGTGATGGGGTGGACCCTGTTCCAGGGTGGCATCACGAAACTCGTGACGTACCTCGACTCCGACCCCTCGAACAACTGGACGGCGGCGGGCTTCCTCGCGAACGCCATCCCACCGGGCAACCCCTTCACCGACCTGTTCGCGTCGATGGCAGGCAGTCCGCTCATCGATATGCTGAACATGTGGGGGCTGACGCTCACGGGGCTGGCTCTCATCCTCGGGGCGTTCGTCCGATGGAGCGCCTTCTGGGGCGCGGTGATGATGCTGTTCTACTGGGCGGCGTCGCTGACGGGCGGTCTCCTGCAGGGGCTTCCAGTCGCACACGGGTGGGTCGTCGACGACCACCTCGTGTACGCCGCCCTGTTGTTCGGTCTCGGCGCGTTTGGCGCAGGTCGCATCCTCGGCGTCGACGCGTACTTGGAGAAGATGGAGTTCGTTCAGCAGAACCGCTGGCTGTCGTACGTGCTCGGGTAA
- a CDS encoding NADP-dependent oxidoreductase, translating into MPSNRRFHLAKRPEGVPDHDTFDLREVDTPDPGPGEALVRTLYLSVDPYMRDRMRAGESYADAWEVGDPLRGGVVAEVVDSNGAGLSEGQTVVGNLPWAEYATASGDSLTPVDTGGLPVSTALGVLGMPGRTGYFGTREVAQPKADDWMVVSGAAGAVGSVVGQLGELQGANVVGIAGSDEKVEWLTEELGFTAGINYKTEDVGARLDEVADGVDVYFDNVGGPVTDAVWGRLNVDARVAVCGQIALYNDEELPTGPRKLAKLIETRASVEGLLVQDFAPRFREATEHLAGLVAGGDLQYRETVTDGLEHAPEAFLGLFEGENIGKQVVKVAESDA; encoded by the coding sequence GTGCCATCCAACCGACGGTTCCATCTCGCGAAGCGACCCGAAGGCGTCCCGGACCACGACACGTTCGACCTCCGCGAGGTCGACACACCTGACCCCGGGCCCGGTGAGGCGCTGGTGCGGACGCTGTACCTCTCGGTCGACCCGTACATGCGCGACCGGATGCGCGCCGGCGAGTCGTACGCCGACGCGTGGGAGGTGGGCGACCCCCTCCGCGGCGGCGTCGTCGCGGAAGTCGTCGACTCGAACGGCGCGGGCCTCTCGGAGGGGCAGACCGTCGTCGGCAACCTCCCGTGGGCCGAGTACGCGACCGCGAGCGGTGATTCGCTGACGCCCGTCGACACCGGCGGTCTGCCCGTCTCGACGGCGCTGGGCGTGCTGGGAATGCCCGGCCGCACCGGCTACTTCGGCACTCGTGAGGTCGCACAACCGAAGGCCGACGACTGGATGGTCGTCTCCGGCGCGGCGGGGGCGGTCGGCTCTGTCGTCGGCCAACTCGGCGAACTGCAGGGCGCGAACGTCGTCGGCATCGCTGGCTCCGACGAGAAGGTGGAGTGGCTGACCGAAGAACTGGGCTTCACTGCCGGCATCAACTACAAGACCGAGGACGTTGGCGCACGTCTCGACGAGGTCGCAGACGGCGTCGACGTGTACTTCGACAACGTCGGCGGTCCCGTCACCGACGCCGTGTGGGGCCGCCTCAACGTCGACGCTCGGGTCGCCGTCTGCGGGCAGATTGCCCTCTACAACGACGAGGAACTCCCGACCGGGCCGCGCAAACTGGCGAAACTCATCGAGACGCGTGCAAGCGTCGAGGGACTGCTCGTGCAGGACTTCGCCCCGCGCTTCCGCGAAGCGACCGAACACCTCGCTGGCCTCGTCGCCGGCGGCGACCTCCAGTACCGCGAGACGGTGACTGACGGACTCGAACACGCGCCGGAGGCGTTCCTTGGCCTGTTCGAGGGTGAGAACATCGGGAAGCAAGTGGTGAAAGTCGCGGAGTCGGACGCGTAA